A single genomic interval of Mycolicibacterium sp. MU0053 harbors:
- a CDS encoding MCE family protein, with amino-acid sequence MIAIVVAAGVSGCSWRGLNSLPLPGTEGRGPGSFTIQVQLPDVDNLQSNSRVRVGDVTVGTVTNIEQQGWHALVTMRLNGDVHLPANATAKLGQTSLLGSLHIELAPPQDAAARGQLSAGSLIPLSSAGAYPSTEQTLAALSTVLNGGGIGQIQDITEAFSTAFGGREQDVRSLIGQLDTFTGHLNEQSDDIIAASDSLNRLVGKFAAQQPVLDRAIKTLPEALAVLNGERDNLVEAADRLGQFSALTVDTVDQTKQNLVRILEGIGPVLESFANAGPSMTRWLSFMTTFPYANEPLENVQRGDSANLTMIVDLTLSRIDSGLLTGTRFEGSLTELELQWGRTIGQFPSPYTAGNPLTVPYHTDQGR; translated from the coding sequence TTGATCGCGATCGTCGTAGCAGCTGGAGTCTCAGGCTGCAGCTGGCGCGGGCTAAATTCCCTGCCCCTGCCCGGGACAGAGGGGCGCGGCCCGGGCTCCTTCACGATTCAGGTGCAATTGCCCGACGTCGACAACCTCCAATCGAACTCGCGGGTGCGGGTCGGGGACGTCACCGTCGGCACAGTCACGAACATCGAACAGCAAGGCTGGCACGCACTGGTGACTATGCGTCTGAACGGTGATGTTCATCTGCCTGCCAATGCGACCGCCAAACTCGGCCAGACCAGTTTGCTGGGTTCGTTGCATATCGAGCTCGCGCCACCCCAGGATGCCGCAGCGCGTGGCCAGCTAAGCGCCGGTTCGTTGATCCCATTGTCGAGTGCCGGCGCCTACCCGAGTACAGAGCAGACGTTGGCGGCGTTGTCAACAGTGCTCAACGGGGGCGGGATCGGTCAGATACAAGACATCACCGAGGCTTTTAGCACGGCGTTTGGCGGACGTGAGCAAGACGTTCGGAGCCTTATCGGTCAGCTGGACACATTCACGGGCCACCTCAACGAGCAAAGCGACGACATCATCGCGGCCTCCGATAGCCTAAACCGGCTGGTCGGCAAATTCGCAGCGCAGCAACCCGTCCTCGATCGCGCGATCAAGACCCTCCCTGAAGCACTCGCCGTGCTGAACGGAGAACGAGACAACCTCGTAGAGGCGGCCGACCGGCTGGGCCAATTCAGTGCCTTGACAGTTGACACGGTCGACCAAACGAAACAAAACCTGGTCCGAATCCTCGAGGGAATCGGGCCGGTACTGGAGTCGTTCGCCAACGCCGGACCCAGCATGACGCGCTGGCTCAGTTTCATGACCACATTCCCCTACGCGAACGAACCGCTCGAAAATGTCCAACGCGGCGACTCCGCCAACCTGACAATGATCGTCGACCTCACCCTTAGCCGCATCGACAGTGGATTGCTCACCGGCACCCGGTTCGAGGGCTCACTCACCGAGTTGGAGCTGCAATGGGGCCGCACCATTGGGCAGTTCCCTAGTCCGTACACCGCAGGCAATCCGCTCACGGTGCCATACCACACGGATCAGGGGCGGTAA
- a CDS encoding virulence factor Mce family protein — translation MRKFRRPRMVLATCLVLILVAGLFVATGAITRADRTTVVAYFDNSTGIFPGDDVRIRGVPVGTIDKIEPQPQRAKITFSFERKYSVPANATAAILSPQLVTGRFIQLTPPYAGGPTMQNGAIIPQGRTVVPVEWDDLRVQLERLTELLRPTEPGGVSTLGSLINTTADNLRGQGSTIRETIINLSQTLSALGDHSEDIFATLRNLAALVSALHGSTDLLRELNQNLAAVSALLADNPAKVGQTIEDLNAVIADVQSFAAENREPLGTASDKLASITTALNESLDDIKQTLHITPTGLSNFVNIFKPAMGGLSGVLAVNNFADPVAFLCGAVQAASRLGGEQSSKLCVQYLAPIVKNRQYNFPPLGVNLSVGAQARPNEVTYSEDRLRPDYVPPTDAPLAAEALTADPAPTDPLAAVPIYTNPEAGLPGMMVPLGAGS, via the coding sequence ATGAGGAAGTTTAGGCGCCCGCGGATGGTCCTCGCGACCTGCCTGGTGCTGATTCTCGTTGCCGGACTGTTCGTCGCCACAGGCGCCATTACTCGGGCTGATCGAACAACGGTGGTCGCCTACTTCGACAACAGCACCGGAATCTTTCCGGGCGACGATGTGCGCATCCGCGGCGTGCCAGTCGGAACCATCGACAAGATTGAACCGCAGCCCCAGCGGGCCAAGATCACATTCTCCTTCGAACGCAAATACAGTGTCCCCGCCAACGCAACTGCCGCGATACTGTCACCGCAGCTTGTAACGGGGCGATTCATCCAGCTGACGCCGCCTTACGCCGGCGGCCCCACGATGCAGAACGGTGCGATCATTCCGCAGGGCCGGACCGTCGTGCCAGTCGAATGGGATGACCTGCGGGTTCAGCTGGAACGCCTAACCGAGTTGTTGCGACCCACGGAGCCGGGTGGTGTAAGCACGCTGGGTTCGCTCATCAATACCACCGCGGACAACCTTCGCGGCCAAGGCTCGACGATCCGCGAGACGATCATCAACCTGTCGCAGACGTTGTCCGCGCTGGGCGATCACAGCGAAGACATCTTTGCCACACTGCGAAACCTGGCAGCACTCGTATCAGCGCTGCACGGCAGCACAGACTTGCTCCGAGAATTGAATCAAAACCTGGCTGCGGTGTCAGCACTACTGGCCGATAATCCGGCGAAGGTGGGTCAGACTATCGAGGACCTCAACGCGGTCATCGCTGACGTTCAGAGCTTCGCGGCCGAGAACCGCGAACCGCTAGGCACAGCGTCAGACAAACTGGCGTCGATTACTACCGCGCTCAATGAAAGCCTTGACGACATCAAACAGACGCTACACATCACCCCCACGGGCCTGTCGAACTTCGTCAACATCTTCAAGCCAGCCATGGGTGGTCTAAGCGGAGTCCTGGCCGTCAACAACTTTGCCGATCCAGTTGCGTTCCTCTGCGGGGCCGTGCAGGCCGCCTCCCGCTTGGGAGGCGAGCAATCGTCGAAGTTGTGTGTGCAATATTTGGCGCCGATTGTGAAGAACCGTCAGTACAACTTTCCTCCACTGGGCGTGAACTTGTCGGTCGGGGCACAGGCGAGGCCCAACGAGGTCACCTACAGCGAGGACCGGCTGCGACCCGACTATGTGCCGCCGACTGATGCGCCGCTGGCAGCCGAGGCTCTCACGGCCGACCCGGCCCCCACGGACCCGCTGGCGGCCGTGCCGATCTACACCAACCCTGAGGCAGGTCTACCAGGCATGATGGTACCCTTAGGAGCTGGCTCGTGA
- a CDS encoding MCE family protein, with product MKPFSQRNPLIIGAAGAGAAVAITVAALQYQNLPFFNRGATYSAYFADAGGLRPDATVEVSGYPVGKVSSIALEGPGVLVTFKVPEDIHLGDHTEAAIKTESLLGAKVLDITPRGEVQLMSAIPLDQTTSPYQLPDALGDLATTIGGLNTNQLSDSLATVAQTFSTTAPDLQRAVRGLSRFSQTLNDRDAHLRNLLDNAAKATGVLANRTDQIVSLVKDTNALLAQLRTQSAALDQVWGNVSAVSQQLKGFIADNRQQLKPALDKLNGVLAIIDNRKEEVQAAIKGLNRYVMQLNETIAGGPFFKVYVANLLPGQFVQPFVDAAFSDLGLDPATLLPSQLSDPQTGQPGTPALPVPYPRTGQGGEPALNLPDAITGKPGDPRYPYKEPPPAPPAGGPPPGPPGFSPPGLQSIPEPTPAQVYVPAPGEAPPSQPGGQP from the coding sequence ATGAAACCCTTCTCACAACGCAACCCGTTGATCATCGGCGCCGCCGGCGCCGGGGCAGCTGTCGCCATTACGGTGGCCGCACTGCAGTATCAAAACTTGCCGTTCTTCAACCGGGGAGCCACCTATTCAGCATATTTCGCCGACGCGGGCGGACTGCGCCCCGATGCCACCGTCGAAGTTTCTGGTTATCCGGTGGGAAAGGTGTCCAGCATCGCACTCGAGGGCCCTGGAGTGCTCGTAACGTTCAAGGTCCCCGAAGACATTCACCTCGGGGACCACACCGAAGCGGCAATCAAAACGGAAAGCCTGTTGGGCGCCAAGGTGCTTGACATCACGCCCCGGGGCGAGGTCCAACTCATGAGCGCCATCCCCCTTGACCAAACGACGTCGCCTTATCAACTGCCCGACGCACTCGGCGACTTGGCGACCACGATCGGTGGGCTCAACACCAATCAGCTGAGCGACTCGCTGGCCACCGTAGCGCAGACCTTTTCTACCACCGCACCGGATCTACAGCGCGCGGTACGCGGGCTGTCCCGATTTTCGCAAACGCTGAACGACCGAGACGCTCACCTTCGCAACCTGCTCGACAACGCGGCCAAGGCAACGGGAGTGCTGGCCAACCGCACTGATCAGATTGTCAGCCTAGTGAAGGACACGAACGCTCTGCTGGCACAACTGCGTACCCAAAGCGCGGCATTGGACCAGGTCTGGGGCAATGTTTCGGCAGTGTCGCAACAACTAAAGGGATTCATCGCCGACAACCGACAGCAGTTGAAGCCGGCTCTCGACAAGCTGAACGGGGTTCTCGCAATCATCGACAACCGCAAAGAGGAGGTGCAAGCAGCCATCAAAGGTCTCAATCGCTACGTCATGCAGCTGAACGAGACAATCGCGGGTGGACCCTTTTTCAAGGTCTACGTGGCGAATCTTCTGCCGGGGCAGTTCGTCCAACCGTTCGTCGATGCCGCGTTCTCCGACTTGGGGCTGGACCCCGCTACGCTGCTGCCGTCCCAGTTGTCCGACCCACAGACCGGTCAGCCCGGAACCCCAGCGTTGCCGGTACCCTATCCGCGGACCGGTCAGGGAGGAGAGCCAGCGCTAAACCTGCCCGATGCGATCACCGGCAAACCAGGCGATCCGCGCTACCCCTACAAGGAGCCGCCGCCAGCACCGCCTGCCGGCGGTCCGCCACCGGGGCCGCCCGGCTTCTCGCCGCCGGGACTGCAGTCCATCCCCGAGCCGACACCCGCTCAGGTCTACGTGCCGGCCCCAGGGGAGGCGCCGCCGAGTCAGCCGGGAGGCCAACCGTGA
- a CDS encoding MCE family protein, with product MTYDLRGAAWRVAIFLTVTVLGAFALLTIYGQARFNEGATYSAEFTNVSGLKIGNTVRVAGVEVGKVQDISINPDATVRVAFSAADSVILTEGSGAAIRYDNAFGDRYLALVEGAGGGKVLGHGQTIPLVRTKPALDLDALIGGFRPLFRALNPEQVNTLSGQLIQAFQGQGPTIGSFLDQAAALTNTLADRDLLIGQVIDNLSVVLGTLGSQSDQLDKAVMSLSELIQGLSDRKVDISNTIAYTNAATNSVADLLVQAREPFKKVVHETDRAAGIADADRDYLDNLLKTLPDKYRAMGRQGIYGDYFSFYLCNVVLKLNGKGGQPVYVKVAGQSSGRCAPK from the coding sequence ATGACATACGACCTGAGAGGCGCTGCTTGGCGCGTCGCAATCTTTTTGACGGTCACGGTGCTAGGCGCATTCGCGTTGCTGACAATCTATGGTCAGGCTCGCTTCAATGAGGGTGCGACGTACAGCGCTGAGTTCACCAACGTTTCGGGTCTGAAAATCGGTAATACCGTTCGAGTAGCCGGGGTGGAAGTTGGGAAAGTGCAGGACATCTCGATCAACCCTGATGCGACCGTGCGCGTTGCGTTCTCTGCCGCTGATTCGGTCATCCTCACCGAGGGATCAGGGGCCGCGATCCGTTACGACAACGCCTTTGGTGACCGCTACCTAGCTCTCGTAGAAGGCGCAGGGGGGGGAAAGGTGCTGGGCCACGGCCAGACCATTCCACTTGTCCGCACCAAACCCGCGCTAGATCTGGATGCGCTGATAGGCGGTTTCCGGCCCCTTTTTCGCGCGCTGAATCCGGAGCAGGTCAATACGCTGAGCGGTCAGTTGATACAGGCGTTCCAGGGCCAAGGCCCGACCATCGGATCATTCCTGGACCAGGCCGCGGCACTGACCAATACGTTGGCCGACCGCGATCTCCTGATCGGACAAGTCATCGACAACCTCAGCGTGGTGCTGGGAACGTTGGGCAGCCAAAGCGACCAACTCGACAAGGCGGTGATGTCGCTCTCAGAGCTAATCCAAGGACTGTCTGATCGTAAAGTCGACATCTCCAACACGATTGCCTATACAAACGCCGCAACGAACTCCGTCGCCGACCTGCTCGTACAGGCTCGAGAACCATTCAAGAAAGTGGTCCATGAGACCGACCGGGCCGCGGGCATCGCCGATGCAGACCGCGACTACTTAGACAATCTGCTCAAAACGCTGCCAGACAAATACCGAGCGATGGGTCGCCAAGGGATCTACGGCGATTACTTCAGCTTCTACCTCTGCAATGTCGTATTGAAGCTCAATGGGAAAGGGGGCCAGCCCGTGTATGTCAAGGTTGCCGGCCAAAGCTCGGGACGGTGTGCACCAAAATGA